The following proteins come from a genomic window of Aquimarina sp. MAR_2010_214:
- a CDS encoding M14 family zinc carboxypeptidase encodes MKKNIMLMLLVSCTMSISLFAQKSNKELANEYLNLKGEVIFSFTINNKSELSTITKELAIVHFDENTNSVKAMANKNQFSSFLQKKVAFTVTSEDNIIGYRTMTSDLAIKAATFPLTAYPTYADYVTMMNDFATSNPSLCKVENIGATVEGDKSLLFVKLSDNVNQNEQEPRVMYTSTMHGDEVAGYPMMLNLIDYLLGAYNNTSHPKHAEIKNLLDNNEVWINPLANPDGTYRNSANNTSIANATRGNANNVDLNRNYPDPDDGAHPDGNTYQTETVAFMNFADTKHFVLSANFHGGIELINYPWDTYAGAHPDEDYFVYVSKEYRDHCQANSPSGYFTGQNNGITNGYAWYEVQGGRQDYQIYNQKGREVTVELSNNKTPAANQLVNFWNYNREALLAFLKQINYGIRGVVTDAATNQPIQAKVTVVGRESYDSWIPTELPEGDYYRPIKAGTYNILYEAECYESLTLTGVTVADYAAVVKNVQLTPIGGVAPTGLAASNIQPTTATLSWSANSGATYDVRYRATGISNWTTLSSNTNTINITGLTATTQYEAQVRSNCTGGASSPYGTLINFTTTDTQACTGINSFPYTESFETGLGLWTNATGDDINWTRDSGGTSSSSTGPSSAQDGTFYLYTEASTNVTPPGSPNKKALLNSPCIDLATLSGISLEFGYHMYGSNMGTMEVLVSTDDGANYTSLWTKSGDLGNNWNQATIDLTTYAGSVIKLQFKGTTGTSFRSDMAIDNVSIKSSAPDTEAPSVPTGLTTSSVTSTTIGLSWNASTDNIGVSGYEIYQGATLVTTETSTSYTVTGLTPNTSYTFSVKAKDAAGNTSSSSNTASATTSDTSITYCASKGNNVSYEYIDYVGLGGITNTTAADGGYGDFTNLIANIGTGANTIVISAGFANASYKEYWSIWIDYNQNGTFDAAEQIVSNLSNSSDNQSFNFDVPTTAVAGNTRMRVSMKYSTASGPCDTFTHGEVEDYTVNISTTLLSKGNKPSLVNNLVLYPNPIKDGVLFIKNINQKNVSFRIVNYMGQMVMQDQLSEDKINVAHLSNGMYFLEVNTGNKTITKKFIITK; translated from the coding sequence ATGAAAAAAAACATCATGTTAATGCTGTTGGTGTCATGCACCATGAGCATTTCTCTTTTTGCGCAAAAAAGTAATAAAGAGCTCGCTAATGAATACCTGAACTTAAAAGGAGAAGTAATTTTCAGCTTCACAATTAACAACAAATCAGAATTAAGTACTATTACCAAAGAATTGGCTATTGTTCATTTTGATGAAAATACTAATAGTGTAAAAGCAATGGCTAATAAAAATCAGTTTTCATCTTTTTTACAAAAAAAAGTTGCTTTTACAGTCACTTCAGAAGACAATATCATAGGATATAGAACTATGACTTCTGATTTAGCTATAAAAGCTGCTACGTTTCCACTTACTGCATATCCAACATATGCTGATTATGTAACAATGATGAATGATTTTGCTACTAGTAACCCGTCCTTATGTAAGGTAGAAAATATCGGAGCTACGGTTGAAGGAGATAAATCTCTATTGTTTGTAAAACTATCAGATAATGTAAACCAGAATGAGCAAGAACCCAGAGTAATGTATACTTCCACTATGCATGGTGATGAAGTAGCAGGCTATCCTATGATGCTTAATCTTATTGATTATTTGCTTGGAGCTTATAACAATACAAGTCATCCAAAACATGCTGAGATTAAAAATCTTTTGGATAATAATGAGGTTTGGATTAATCCACTGGCAAACCCCGATGGTACATATCGTAATAGTGCTAATAACACATCTATTGCTAATGCTACCCGAGGAAATGCTAATAATGTAGATTTAAACAGAAATTATCCCGATCCTGATGATGGGGCTCACCCTGATGGAAATACTTATCAGACAGAGACCGTCGCTTTTATGAATTTTGCTGATACTAAACATTTTGTATTGTCTGCTAATTTTCATGGAGGAATAGAATTAATCAATTACCCATGGGATACCTACGCAGGAGCACACCCTGATGAGGACTATTTTGTATACGTATCTAAAGAATATAGAGATCATTGTCAAGCCAATAGTCCATCTGGATATTTTACCGGACAAAATAATGGTATTACAAATGGGTATGCCTGGTATGAGGTACAAGGAGGCAGACAAGATTATCAGATATATAATCAAAAAGGAAGAGAAGTAACGGTTGAATTGTCAAACAATAAAACACCTGCTGCTAATCAATTAGTAAATTTTTGGAACTATAATAGAGAAGCTCTTTTGGCATTTTTGAAACAAATAAATTATGGTATCCGCGGAGTAGTAACTGATGCAGCAACCAACCAACCGATACAAGCAAAAGTAACAGTTGTAGGTCGTGAGAGCTATGATTCCTGGATACCAACAGAATTACCAGAAGGAGACTATTACAGACCTATAAAAGCAGGAACTTACAATATTTTGTATGAAGCAGAATGTTATGAATCACTTACTTTAACAGGAGTAACAGTGGCAGACTATGCTGCAGTGGTTAAAAACGTTCAATTAACGCCTATAGGCGGAGTAGCACCAACAGGGTTAGCAGCATCAAATATACAACCAACTACAGCAACATTAAGTTGGAGTGCAAACTCTGGTGCTACATATGATGTACGATATCGTGCTACAGGAATTTCAAATTGGACTACTTTATCTTCCAATACAAATACGATTAATATAACCGGGTTAACCGCTACAACTCAATATGAGGCTCAGGTAAGAAGCAATTGTACAGGAGGAGCAAGTTCTCCTTATGGTACCTTGATAAATTTCACAACTACGGATACTCAAGCTTGTACAGGGATAAATAGTTTTCCATATACAGAAAGCTTTGAGACTGGATTAGGCCTTTGGACTAATGCTACCGGTGATGATATTAATTGGACACGAGATTCTGGAGGAACTTCTTCGTCCTCTACGGGACCTTCGTCGGCTCAAGATGGTACTTTTTACTTATATACCGAGGCATCTACAAATGTTACACCGCCAGGAAGTCCAAATAAAAAAGCACTCCTTAATAGCCCCTGTATTGATTTGGCGACTCTTTCAGGTATTTCGTTAGAATTTGGATATCATATGTATGGTTCCAATATGGGAACCATGGAAGTCTTAGTGAGTACAGATGATGGAGCTAATTATACATCATTATGGACAAAGAGTGGAGATCTGGGAAATAACTGGAACCAAGCTACAATTGATCTTACTACATATGCAGGGTCAGTAATAAAATTACAATTTAAAGGTACTACAGGAACGAGTTTTAGAAGTGATATGGCAATAGATAATGTTAGCATAAAATCTTCTGCTCCCGATACAGAAGCTCCTTCTGTACCGACTGGACTAACAACATCGTCGGTTACTTCGACCACTATTGGGTTATCCTGGAATGCCTCGACAGATAATATTGGAGTGTCGGGATATGAAATATATCAGGGAGCTACTTTAGTTACTACAGAAACAAGTACTAGTTATACTGTTACTGGGTTGACTCCTAATACTAGTTATACTTTTTCTGTAAAAGCTAAAGATGCAGCAGGGAATACTTCTTCATCTAGTAATACAGCTAGTGCAACTACATCGGATACTTCAATCACATATTGTGCTTCTAAAGGGAATAATGTGAGTTATGAATATATCGATTATGTAGGATTAGGTGGTATTACAAATACGACAGCTGCAGATGGAGGGTATGGAGATTTTACCAATTTAATTGCAAATATCGGAACGGGAGCAAATACAATTGTAATAAGTGCTGGATTTGCAAATGCTTCATACAAAGAATATTGGAGTATTTGGATTGATTATAATCAAAATGGGACTTTTGATGCTGCTGAGCAGATTGTGTCAAATTTATCTAATAGTAGCGATAATCAATCTTTTAATTTTGATGTTCCTACTACAGCTGTAGCAGGTAATACAAGGATGCGTGTGTCTATGAAATACAGTACAGCATCTGGGCCGTGTGATACTTTTACTCATGGAGAAGTAGAGGATTATACAGTGAATATTAGTACAACTCTACTTTCTAAAGGAAATAAACCTTCTTTGGTAAATAATCTGGTATTGTATCCAAACCCGATAAAAGATGGAGTGTTATTTATAAAAAATATAAATCAAAAAAATGTATCTTTTAGAATCGTCAATTATATGGGGCAAATGGTAATGCAAGATCAATTATCGGAAGATAAAATCAATGTAGCCCATTTATCTAATGGAATGTACTTTTTAGAAGTCAATACAGGTAACAAAACGATTACCAAAAAGTTTATTATAACTAAGTAA
- a CDS encoding aldehyde dehydrogenase family protein gives MSISQASPKSKMERPSFKDQYDNYIGGKWTSPVKGLYFENISPVDGVSFTKVARSTNEDIELAIDAAWKAAPEWNNSSATYRSNCLLKIATVLEENLEVLARAETWDNGKALRETLAADLPLAIDHFRYFAGVIRAEEGSVSELDANTVSINVPEPLGVVGQIIPWNFPLLMATWKIAPALAAGNCVVLKPAEQTPVGIMILMELIEGILPAGVLNVVNGFGVEAGKPLASSPRINKVAFTGETTTGQLIMQYASKNITPVTLELGGKSPNIFFESIMEADDEFFDKSLEGAVMFALNQGEVCTCPSRILIQENIYDQFIERVIERTEAIKLGHPLDPETMMGAQASNDQYEKILNYLSIGKEEGCEVLTGGESAYIEGLENGYYIQPTLLKGNNKMRVFQEEIFGPVACVTTFKDQAEAIEIANDTLYGLGAGVWTRDTHQAYQVSRAVQAGRVWVNCYHTYPAHAPFGGYKKSGIGRETHKMMLNHYRQTKNMLISYDKKAMGFF, from the coding sequence ATGAGTATCTCACAAGCATCCCCAAAAAGTAAAATGGAAAGACCTAGTTTTAAGGACCAATATGATAATTATATTGGAGGAAAATGGACCTCGCCAGTAAAGGGCTTATATTTTGAAAACATTTCTCCGGTTGATGGGGTTAGTTTTACCAAAGTAGCTCGTTCTACAAATGAGGATATAGAACTTGCTATTGACGCTGCATGGAAAGCAGCACCAGAGTGGAACAATTCTTCTGCTACATATCGCAGTAATTGTTTATTGAAAATTGCAACAGTATTAGAAGAGAACCTGGAAGTATTAGCTCGGGCAGAAACCTGGGATAACGGAAAAGCATTACGTGAAACTCTTGCCGCAGATCTCCCACTGGCTATTGATCATTTTAGATACTTTGCTGGTGTAATTCGGGCAGAAGAAGGGTCGGTTAGTGAACTCGACGCAAATACGGTATCTATAAATGTACCAGAACCTCTTGGGGTGGTAGGGCAAATCATCCCTTGGAATTTCCCATTATTAATGGCTACATGGAAAATTGCTCCAGCGCTGGCTGCAGGAAACTGTGTGGTTTTAAAACCAGCAGAACAAACCCCCGTAGGAATCATGATTTTAATGGAACTTATAGAAGGTATACTTCCTGCAGGTGTTCTTAATGTAGTGAATGGTTTTGGAGTTGAAGCAGGTAAACCATTAGCATCAAGCCCACGTATTAATAAAGTAGCTTTTACCGGAGAAACTACTACAGGGCAGCTCATCATGCAATACGCATCAAAAAATATAACTCCGGTAACCTTAGAACTTGGAGGAAAATCCCCAAATATCTTTTTTGAAAGTATAATGGAAGCGGATGATGAATTTTTTGATAAATCTCTGGAAGGAGCAGTAATGTTCGCTCTTAATCAAGGAGAAGTATGTACCTGTCCTTCAAGAATTTTGATCCAGGAAAATATCTATGACCAATTTATAGAACGTGTTATCGAGCGTACAGAAGCTATTAAATTAGGACATCCTCTAGATCCTGAAACTATGATGGGCGCACAAGCTTCTAATGATCAATATGAAAAAATCCTAAACTATCTTTCTATTGGCAAAGAAGAAGGGTGTGAAGTACTAACAGGAGGAGAATCTGCCTATATCGAGGGTCTAGAGAATGGTTACTACATACAACCAACACTTCTAAAAGGAAATAACAAAATGCGTGTATTTCAAGAAGAAATATTTGGACCTGTAGCTTGTGTAACCACATTTAAAGATCAGGCAGAAGCTATTGAAATTGCTAACGATACACTTTATGGATTAGGCGCCGGAGTATGGACGCGTGATACACATCAGGCTTATCAGGTTTCAAGAGCTGTACAAGCAGGTCGTGTTTGGGTAAATTGCTATCATACTTACCCCGCGCATGCTCCCTTTGGAGGATATAAAAAATCTGGTATCGGTAGAGAAACACATAAAATGATGCTTAATCACTATCGACAGACCAAAAATATGCTTATATCATACGATAAAAAAGCAATGGGTTTCTTCTAA
- a CDS encoding cupin domain-containing protein, with translation MKITSFICCIIISTGLWAQTKSAILDFEPDQNYDNILVKKVYTDAHTSTFMIWIKKNVKPHKHIKHTEQVLVLEGKASVQLNDKEIIVQKGDWVTIPEQTIHAVKVLSKIPLKVISVQTPEFKGEDRVFVE, from the coding sequence ATGAAAATTACATCTTTTATTTGTTGTATCATCATTTCTACAGGGCTTTGGGCACAAACTAAAAGTGCTATTCTGGACTTTGAACCTGATCAGAACTATGATAATATATTAGTCAAGAAAGTGTATACTGATGCACATACTTCGACTTTTATGATATGGATAAAAAAGAATGTAAAACCTCATAAACATATAAAACATACCGAGCAAGTACTAGTGTTAGAGGGTAAAGCCAGTGTGCAATTAAATGATAAAGAAATTATAGTACAAAAAGGAGACTGGGTTACTATACCTGAACAAACTATACATGCGGTAAAAGTCTTATCAAAAATACCACTGAAAGTAATTTCTGTTCAAACTCCAGAATTTAAGGGAGAAGACCGAGTGTTTGTAGAGTAA
- a CDS encoding sterol desaturase family protein, producing MESIIDYFETIPSSHRSLILVGGITFFWLIEYAIPLFKFEYKKFMHAWPNIFFTLTTIVVNFVLAFILLKTSDWTVENQFGILQWLALPQWATIILGIALLDLIGAWLAHYVQHIIKPLWMFHLIHHTDNHVDTTTANRHHPGESVIRFLFTTLAVFIVGAPVGIIMLYQSLSVVLSQFNHANISLPKKVDDIISWIIVSPDMHKVHHHYVLPYTDTNYGNIFSIWDRIFGTFAKIQNEDLIYGVDTYPDVDSNANVGKLLKLPFSKYRAPTGAKFESEKP from the coding sequence ATGGAAAGTATAATTGATTATTTTGAAACGATACCATCATCTCATCGTAGTCTAATTTTGGTAGGAGGGATTACCTTTTTCTGGCTTATAGAGTATGCGATACCCTTGTTTAAATTTGAGTATAAAAAGTTTATGCATGCATGGCCAAATATTTTTTTTACACTAACCACTATAGTAGTAAATTTTGTATTAGCATTTATATTACTTAAAACCAGTGATTGGACAGTAGAGAATCAATTTGGAATATTGCAATGGCTAGCATTACCACAATGGGCTACTATAATACTTGGTATTGCTTTACTGGATCTTATAGGAGCATGGTTAGCACATTATGTTCAGCATATCATAAAACCATTATGGATGTTTCATCTCATTCACCATACCGATAATCATGTAGATACCACAACAGCCAATAGACATCATCCTGGAGAGAGTGTTATACGATTTTTGTTTACTACTCTGGCTGTATTTATTGTGGGAGCACCCGTAGGTATAATTATGTTGTATCAATCTTTATCTGTAGTATTATCCCAATTTAATCATGCCAATATATCTTTACCAAAAAAAGTAGATGATATAATAAGTTGGATTATAGTTTCTCCGGATATGCATAAAGTACACCATCATTATGTATTGCCATATACCGATACCAACTATGGTAATATTTTTTCTATTTGGGACAGAATTTTTGGAACTTTTGCCAAGATACAAAATGAAGATTTGATATATGGAGTGGATACATATCCAGATGTGGATTCGAATGCAAATGTGGGTAAATTATTGAAACTTCCTTTTTCGAAATATCGTGCACCAACAGGAGCAAAATTTGAATCCGAAAAACCGTAG
- a CDS encoding SRPBCC domain-containing protein, with product MKDVIIKEKILNHPIDKVWNAITDAKEISTWFLEADFKAEKGYQYIFNSSGENCSPIKGKVKQANPYTLVYSWIVTEAPIETTVKWVLEETEGGTKLYLEHSGISGYKGETAIEMFNNFDGGWDNCISGLTDYLKQMVHAG from the coding sequence ATGAAAGATGTAATAATCAAAGAAAAGATACTTAATCACCCTATTGATAAAGTATGGAACGCGATAACTGATGCTAAGGAGATTTCAACTTGGTTTTTGGAAGCTGATTTTAAAGCTGAAAAAGGGTATCAGTATATATTTAACTCTTCTGGTGAAAATTGCTCTCCTATTAAAGGTAAAGTAAAACAAGCAAATCCGTATACTTTAGTATATTCGTGGATTGTAACAGAAGCACCAATAGAAACTACTGTTAAATGGGTATTAGAAGAAACTGAAGGAGGAACTAAATTATACTTAGAGCATTCTGGTATTTCTGGTTACAAAGGAGAAACTGCTATTGAAATGTTTAACAATTTTGATGGTGGATGGGATAATTGTATTTCGGGATTAACGGATTACCTAAAACAAATGGTTCATGCAGGATAG
- a CDS encoding class I SAM-dependent methyltransferase — MRQRIQFLVLSVLILIVDIGYAQYKKTDWEERDTWMNVPKIFKLAEINQGNEVADVGCHEGYLTMHLAQKVGELGKVYAVDVREDRLEKLDKYIDDRKLKNIETIVGDYDNPKLPNDTLDVVVVMDTYHEMDDYMKILGHIKKSLKPGGRIVIIEKFKEHMLNTSRAEQTEKHTLSLNYVKQELQKAGFSISKEIKDFGKWKNESDKTIWILVGIHNN; from the coding sequence ATGAGACAACGAATACAGTTTTTGGTTTTATCAGTTTTGATTTTGATAGTAGATATTGGTTATGCCCAATATAAGAAAACGGATTGGGAAGAAAGAGATACCTGGATGAATGTACCCAAAATCTTTAAACTTGCAGAAATAAATCAAGGTAATGAAGTTGCAGATGTAGGATGTCATGAAGGCTATCTTACGATGCATCTGGCTCAAAAAGTAGGAGAATTAGGTAAAGTATATGCTGTAGATGTAAGAGAAGATAGACTTGAAAAATTAGATAAATATATTGATGATCGTAAACTTAAAAATATAGAAACCATAGTTGGGGATTATGATAACCCCAAATTACCAAATGATACATTAGATGTAGTTGTTGTAATGGATACATATCATGAGATGGATGACTACATGAAAATTCTGGGGCATATAAAAAAATCTCTTAAACCGGGAGGAAGGATTGTTATTATTGAAAAATTCAAAGAACATATGCTCAATACATCAAGAGCAGAGCAAACAGAAAAGCATACATTATCTCTAAACTATGTGAAGCAAGAACTACAAAAAGCAGGATTTTCGATATCTAAAGAAATTAAGGATTTTGGAAAATGGAAAAATGAATCTGATAAAACCATATGGATTTTGGTAGGAATTCATAATAACTAA
- a CDS encoding DUF779 domain-containing protein codes for MIPRIRITDAAKTVIDTLTAKHGELMFHQSGGCCDGSSPMCFQKGELIINETDIWLGNIYGCNFYMSRDQFEYWKHTQLTIDIVPGRGSSFSLEIPMGIRFVIKSRIYTEQEIEQLSPIYVGEV; via the coding sequence ATGATACCACGTATTAGGATTACCGATGCAGCAAAAACTGTAATCGATACCCTTACTGCAAAACATGGGGAGTTGATGTTTCATCAAAGCGGAGGGTGCTGCGATGGCTCCTCCCCAATGTGTTTTCAAAAAGGAGAATTAATAATTAATGAAACCGACATCTGGTTGGGTAATATTTATGGTTGTAACTTTTATATGTCTAGAGATCAATTTGAATATTGGAAACATACACAATTAACCATAGATATTGTGCCAGGTAGAGGATCTAGTTTTTCTCTTGAAATCCCTATGGGAATTCGTTTTGTAATCAAATCACGGATATATACCGAACAAGAAATAGAACAACTAAGTCCTATTTATGTTGGTGAAGTATAG
- a CDS encoding helix-turn-helix transcriptional regulator: MQDRITTILKAVADPTRREIFHALVVATTALPITQISSQFDISRQGITKHLKTLEGAGLIHIDTKGRERFCYANANPLKEVNQWLKFYEQFWDGALDDLNDYLDNLS; this comes from the coding sequence ATGCAGGATAGAATCACCACAATATTAAAAGCTGTTGCAGATCCCACAAGGCGTGAAATTTTTCACGCTTTGGTGGTTGCAACTACTGCCCTTCCTATTACACAAATATCAAGTCAATTTGATATTAGTCGTCAAGGCATTACTAAACATCTAAAAACTCTAGAAGGAGCTGGTTTGATCCATATTGATACCAAAGGGAGAGAACGTTTTTGCTATGCTAATGCTAATCCATTAAAAGAAGTAAATCAATGGTTAAAGTTTTATGAGCAATTCTGGGATGGAGCTTTAGATGATTTAAATGATTATTTAGATAATCTGTCTTAA